Proteins from one Capricornis sumatraensis isolate serow.1 chromosome 2, serow.2, whole genome shotgun sequence genomic window:
- the TMCO2 gene encoding transmembrane and coiled-coil domain-containing protein 2 translates to MSSSSSIWDAIIDYLSLSSIWNYLQATLLGETSVPQETNWGPLDNLAPAVQVILGISFLILLGVGMYALWKRSVQSIQKILLFAITLYKFYKKGSDFFQALLVNPEGSDLTLQDNNIFLSLGLQEKILKKLQTVENKVKDLEGMIISRKPTTKRDYSSEHYCSCSDCQSPLLTSGFTSTSEM, encoded by the exons ATGTCATCTTCATCTTCTATCTGGGACGCCATCATAGATTATCTCTCTCTGAGCTCGATATGGAATTATCTACAAGCAACTCTTCTGGGAGAGACTAGCGTGCCTCAGGAAACAAATTGGGGGCCACTAGATAACCTTGCTCCAGCTGTGCAAGTTATCCTGggaatttcctttttgattttgtTGGGAGTGGGAATGTATGCCTTATGGAAACGAAGTGTTCAGTCAATTCAG aaaatactgtTGTTTGCAATCACACTCTACAAATTTTACAAGAAAGGCTCAGATTTTTTTCAGGCTTTGCTGGTCAACCCAGAAGGGAGTGATCTCACACTTCAAGACAATAATATTTTCCTGTCTTTGGGTCTGCAAGAGAAGATTCTGAAAAAGCTTCAGACAGTGGAAAACAAAGTGAAGGACTTGGAAGGGATGATCATTTCCCGAAAACCTACCACAAAGAGGGATTACTCCTCTGAGCACTACTGCAGCTGCTCCGACTGCCAGAGTCCCTTGCTTACGTCAGGGTTTACATCCACATCTGAAATGTGA